In the genome of Rhopalosiphum padi isolate XX-2018 chromosome 1, ASM2088224v1, whole genome shotgun sequence, the window taaaaaaataattggcgCCCCCTTAAGGGGCATACCCACGAGAAATAGATCTTCACTAACCTTTAAGATGTTGAGCAAAAAAAAGAAtgagtacttttttttaaatattgttgaataattGCAGATCCCCTCTCCTTCTGCAGATACATTGGATTCATTTGAATGTATGTAACTTAAACCCTGCTTATTATCAGGGGCGCcaattcagttttaaaaaagGGCTGCCAAATTATTGAGCAGTCCAAATTTGTCTACCACATTAAAAgatagttaaaatattgaaatgtattaatgtcTTAAAAGATAGGGCGCACGACATACTTTGTACATTTTAGgcttttaaagtatatttgtaGAAGTCTCACAACCAGCGTACACACTCTTACTTTGAATCTTGATTATACTgtcattgtgtataaatataattcatacatttaagaACCTCAAtttataatgagtaataatGACTATTATCATTCATTCAAATCAAATTGttgattatacaaataaagctgtaagcaatatattataaaaaaaaacaaatgtaagctatttgtaatttatatcattaaattatttgaagtttgaaattaagagtttttaaataattagcaaATAAGCAAAATGAATAACGTAAGATTGatttttgcaaatttttaataatttatatttataaatacttaacagCACCGAATGGcgaatagtaaattaaataatagtcacATTAGTATCACtcataagtacctactaccaGTACTAACCACTGTAGTCGGTGGCAAGAAACGCCGAGTTCGtttcgtaataaataattattgtatttttgcaAGAAAAGGGCACGCCCCGTGCGATAACAAAATatgctgtattattataaataacccaTGTTTATTGACATATTCACAATAAATTTGAgatattaataacttttgatCGCTGATAGCTATATtgctataaatacatttgttgtTTAAACTTCAAACACCATAATACACTAACAAttgacattataaatattatgtattatataatactgttattaaaataatttcaattgtaaaagttttaatatagtttacctatatgatataggtaaactaagtttatttttacttagtttATAATATGGTCGAACTCTGCAGTCGAAGATTATGCCCTTGGAAGTATAAACATATATCTGTGATTATgtcatagataatagatattatatttaatggacTATACCTTTATAAAtcggaaaataaattataatgtcatcgGATGatgtagtaataaataaataagtgtttctttattttaaaatatttttgtataataaatgtaatgaatGTTTGGGACCATGGGTGTCTGAAGAGGGGTGCGGGAGCTTTGCCCTCCACAGTAATATTATGACAGTAAATTTTGTGTGGAACGCTTGATCATCCAACATCCATTGAGTCCCCCTTATGGCCTTatagtttttttccaaatcaaacCTGATcatatatctataatctatataggtttaacattaatataggtaccgaacaaaaatgaaaatagtatGAAAAtcagaaaatgtttataatatacattcaacaattaattatttaaatttttgataatagtGATTAATAATGATTAGCAATATCATCCGTATCTGTCACCAGGTCTTTTACCTcgcatataggtaaaaataatttcactcgcCCAGAcggactattatttttttggtcaaaattattACCTTCGCCCAAACGACCACCGCCCAAATTCAAATGACTAGTGAAATAGTAAGGTTCAACACAAGaatatcaggtaaaaatgtatatagatgGGTTAATTCCTAAAATTATATGCTTAAGTTCCAACACTAGTTCatagttgtattaatttattttgttttaaagacACGAGCATCCATTTgactacatttaatttataaaataaagtatctctcttttttttaaaactatttatctatgcaaaataatgtatatgcaGTGCAgtagtaaaatatttgtgtGCCCCGATGCAAATTGGTCTAGGTGTCCCATAAATTTAAACGCTATTAGTGACTAATTTACCtgtaaattgttattacttaattaaatagcCATTTATAgtgtatcatttaatatttataaatacatgtattagaataaatatatggaaacaaataaatgtattttatgtaatttaatgtaatatcaaAGAATTTTACTAAGTTAACATCTAAAACGTTATAACAgtagttttcaacctttttaacCATGCCGGCACACTTCATTTCCTACAAAATTTTCGCGGCACACCAATCCATATAATACGTGAagcgtattttatatataatatacatataaatacataccaataaaactataaacagaTTTTTCGCGGCACACTTCAAGAGCGCTCACGGCACACCGTTTGAAAACTACTGCGTTataaagtacattataataattaaatattattaggtattcactatttaaaattactaaatcaCCAATGTTAAtgattgtattatatcatattcgtatacctattatacacacataacaaaatacattatgctattactttataaaaactaatacatattttaaattttatttgtacaaatttcaaatactaaaaaattaattgaaatacacattattaataattttaggtatgaatgtatgattgctacatcatattttttttttttatactatttggtataaaaacattaaaaacatcgAACAATATCTATATCaatctttataaaaaaagtcaaaCTTTAATTTtgctttgtaaaaaaaaaataataacaataatagtattaaacaattattaaaattatatttgtcataAGTCAGATATTAGCTGGTATtgttaatactaattattgtaCTAGGTTTGTCAAACTCTCGTCTCATGCTAACGACACTGTATGTCACAATTGCCATCTACACGTCTACctacataataactaaaaagaTCATTCTATTATTCATCATctaccattattttattttttctttgttatattaaatatttttggtcaCATTATCAGATAATTTGCAGGGCCCTTTCAAGATCAAGTGCCCCAATTCAATGCACTGGTGGTTTCTACAGCActggtattatgtatattttatattattttttcaagacATTAGCTAgattttaattacctaatgtataaaatattaattttagtataaaaataatagcttaaataattttattattaaatatcatatagaattatttgataattttatatttataagtatagataatgtaataataaatataaatacttaatacatattatcatattccaAAAACcacagataaataataaatacagaaaTTAACAAGTATTAATTaactaagaattttttttattgtgtaggaacttatacatacattttttttacaaaatataggaattaacatatatattttttattttacctgctAAGTCTTGTGTAAGAATTTACCCTTACCCGAATTCTATAGTTCATAATAATGGATAAGTAGCTTTTCAACAAATGTATACctcataaaatagtaaaaatactaaaaaaaaaaattgttcgtatattatattaactaaattcaacacatttatttcatattatgatttattttattttataattttcatacagCAACCATTTCTATAcagttaaaatacataaaatggtCATGGCAAATTAAAAAACTTGCaatcaattatacataaaaatgttttccatcattacaatttattcaagaaataaattaaaataatcaaaatgtaaaacatattatcaaTGTCACtatgtacaacaaaataaattggtttAGTTCATTTCGTCATGCAACTGAGCAAGCAATGCTTTCCGTTTTGCTTCTAGATCGTCATCACTCAATTCAGCAGATTTggaatttttcttatttttcacaTCTTCTAAATCAGATCTCCTCAGACTCGATGACTGCAaaatggcaataataataacccaTTAAGATTATACAGAAAACACAAGGTatgagattttaaatattacatatactatTCAGTTTAAGAAATGTCAGCGCACTGCATATTTTCTCTCTCTGGCCCATGCGTGATGTAGACAAGACGTATTTACCcagaatcatatttattttcttagagGTCTGAGAGAGAAAACCAGAAATGCactcttaataaataattgaatacatacCCTAGAGCGAGATCGCGTTACAGGACTTTCagaatgtttcttttttttcgatttcttattttttctcCTTCGGTTCTCACCATCGCTCATGATGTCAGGTGAATCCTCTTTGGTCTTTTTTCTATACTTATATTCAGAATCAGTGGATTcctagatatttttatttaccacaattattattattacacaatgcataaatataataattaataatcattctCGTTCATAGAAAAAGGTATATCTGTACAAAACACAGTTTATTTTAACCTACCAATGATTTTGATCGAGAtttctttttatgttttttatttttctttgattttttcattttagaatGATGATGGTTGCACACTTCTTCAGTATCAACAAGgaattcctatataatatatgaaaagtacaaaatatataacaaactaTTCATATGTTTAACAACAAATTCACTTACATGATCAAATtcgtgtttatttaaataatcagtaCTATATACATCTAAacatgcatattttttaattaaatttctctaaaaaaattatagaattaaaaaaaacttgttatcaaacgatgatattattatattatactttgatggttatattttataataaatatgcatacatATGGACGGAGTCTGTAAATGTTCATAACAATTTCAATTAGTGTAGATTATGATGAATACATTTCTTCACTATTCAAAAAAGTACAATACACCATAAGACATCTccttacataaatatacatacatataatttccatttaattttaatttaacattgttACCTTAAATATTTCCTTTAACTTTCTTTGTACATTCTTAAAACAAATCTAGAAGTTAgaaggttttaaaaataaactgttcaaaatttatcaaattaaattcaaatatttaatagaaaccCATTAAttactcaattttaaaataagaaaaataatatcttcattaaaagtttaatataacataaaacttgGTTATTGTTGGTATATACACAAAATAGTAAACATTATAAGaagtaaataacatatttaaattttaaattgtattattattacatacattaaattgcttttaaatacacatttacatTACCtgtataattgattaattatattaaaataaaaaatataaattataatgtggaCGTTACCTTAAAAATACGAAGTCTTTCAGATTCTAAAGTTATGGCTTGGAAGGCTTGATGGTTCTCAATTTGTCCACGCACATCATCCCAATTAGATTTATAGTCCACATCCATTTCTTTAAGCAATGAACGAAATGCAGTTTCTAATTTCCGCTGTCTCCTATTTTCTTCTCGTAATCTTTCTCTTTCTCTTCCTTCGgcctattaaaaaattaacaataataaataatgaacaaagtaaattaaaacaaacaaatattcaaTTACTTTTTCAATAAAACCATGATAAGCCAATTTCACATTGCCAGCATCTAAAGTTTCTGATTTTTTATCCAAGCAGACTACTCGAGCAAACTCTTCAAATGTAGTATTTACCTAAAGTAAGTAAGAAAATTTAGGTAAAATCTCTAAACAACAGTTTAAATAACTTACATCAATTATAAATGAGTTTTCTTTGAGTAtttctttgataatttttttttcttcgtgaAACCTTGATTTTAAATCTTCCACATAGAATTTAAAAAGATCTAAAGCTGTAGAACctaaacatttacaatttaaactataattcacataatacaataatatattaataagatgTCATAACCGCAGGTCTCCATATACGGATGTAAAACAACAAATTTACGTTTAGCAGAATCAATTGTATGCTCTTATCTTtagtattaaagtaaatttacatatcataaaacacataggtaataatgttatctaGGCCATCTCATGagcttttattgatttttaatttttaagtgaattatagttatgttatatattaaaactttaaaatgctcgtaactcactttaaaattaaaattgcaataaaagcctatgaggtgccctagataatattattaccttaagtttgataataggtaaattgactttaaaattaaaactaataacataaaattgattctgCTAAacgtaaatttataatgtttaacgttcataagacagagacaacaaatGCAGGTATGAACTCTTATTGAACTGTtagcaaaatttaatattaccagGTTGACCGAGAAGAGCTGAAAACCTAACATCTGTACTTATAATAGGATATAATTCTTTCCATAATGACATTGATGTTAATTTTCCTTGCTGATGAAGTTCTTCCAAAAacatctaattttaaataattatgaaataaataaatttaattaaaaaacaaactctattaaaatacatacaccAAAGTTGTCACGGTTTTTTCGCTCTTGTTGTTTTCTTCTTCGTCTTTCTCTTTCTTTATCGTGTTCTTCTTCTTTTTCTAAATCTCGGATGTGATCTTGGAATACTGTAAGAGCATCTTCTTTCTCCATGCCTATGAatcaaaattaactatattaataataataaaaatagtttataatattttaatatatcagaCTATCTTGTAGTATTATCTAGACAGTGCCAGGAGTTTtcagcattttatttttttatggcaGACCAAATTTGAAACACATTTGGCATTGCAAaccaaatttttttgaaaaaattaataaattaaaaacaataaaaaactaatatattattttcaaaacattaattaGTTTGGCAGGCTGCAGCCATAGATTGAAGATCTCAAATCAATTGgttgaatattatgattacaCTATAATCCACCATAATATACGCtctattgaacattttaaataatgacgTAACACTTAGTATGAATACCTTTCCTCAaaacttttatttcattatctatttttttaatcaatatttttaaatttccaaagTTTCACATTTAACTAATAGATAATAACACAAAACTAAAATTCaagataatatttgaaattgataaattgataTGATTGATAGGTCGAAACTTTTAAATGGTTCATTTAAACTAAGTCAatacaatcaaaatatatattgtcataGTAGAGAGCATCTATAGCTGCTGCTTGATACTATAAAAGTAGtatcaaaaaatatcttatCTACCTAACAATTAATGAAGTTTATTtgtgaacaaaaaataatttaattaaaaccaacCTAATAATTTTGGATCATTtacaaaattttgattattaagaAGCATTTCTTGAACTTGGTACCAAGTAGTAGTATGATCAACTATTGTCATAGCATCTAATACTGATGCTAGTTGTTTCATGTTacgttttttttgtactttagaTTCATCTTTTTCCCTTTTGGctaaattaaacataacatcATCATATACATCACGACGATCAATTTCGGATACATTCCTCCATatctaaaataaacacaaatataatataatttttataacaatcatgtcaaaaatattttatttaattcttaaaatataattctatccacaaatttaatttttcaggtttttttctttatcaatCTTATTAAGAGGCAATTATTCTCAAAATAGAAATCTAGTGTTTCATTGTCTTTTAAGCAAATTGGTTATAGAATTTCATAACTATTATCAGAAAAGTAACTTAGGCCtggaaacattaatattaaattatcagaaCCTTTTTAGAAACTTAACTACTTTACCAAGCCTCCATTTTAATACAAATCCTTTTACTTGAAACTAAGCATTATTAgtaaaatgttaagtattatttcttcgctccaaatatttatattattttttcatgttatTAAAAACCATGTCACATAGGCTCTTACTAAgtcatataaattttaattttaaaaaagttatagagTAATTTTTTCATAGTGAAAaacatttaagttaataatatacaatgactTTGAAAGCTGACCATGATTTCTACTATACCAAAAATTGCTTGCTCGTGAtggaaattaaatacaaaatctgAGGATGTGCTATGAAACCTACAATGATTTTAGGCAATGTTTAAACAGTCAAAGATTTCTTTTACTATGTGAAGGGTGATTTCCttcttttagattttaaatcaatataaacttaatatgttatgaaatataattgaaacccattgtaatattgtaattttataattttatactataatacatgatgtCTTAATTTACATCAATCCTTACTTAGGATATCTAGGTaacattattttgaacaataaatatgttaatagaaGAAAATGtctcataattaaaaaattaattagggAAAAActgtgtacctataatttataaagcagtttattattaaatgttatttacttaCATCTAAATGCTCATATTTCTCTTCTAGTCTATAGTACTTTGTCTTGGATGTGACAtcttcatttttcattaaaaacttttCTAGATCTTCTTTGGCCTTTTTAGCTTTTAATCTATGTTCATCTTTTTCAtctttttgtttttgagttttataagcattaaaaagctgccttttttcatttaacttttttacttgTGGATAAAGTGGATCACGACTAATAACTTTTACAGTTTGATCCCATGACGCATTACTAGGAATATTCTAAAATTCAGTAAaagaataatcaataataatgttataaacattatgttatttctaattatatttaatcttaatttatactttttttttaagaagttCTTTAAATGCTTCAATTAattcttgtttatttttcaaaattggtACTTCTTGTGCTTGGAATTTAGATTTGAATCCTTTACCAGATACATTATTGGCCGGTCGATTTTCATCAGGAACAGCTATAGACGCTAGAGTAGCTGCCATTGCTTGATCCATAGCTGATCCAGcatcttaaaaattaacaaatcattaattattaatgcatgtttattgaacaattatttacattttaatcctctactttactatttttaatcacacatataaatatacatatgcaaaatttttttttacatatttcctAAAAAATGTGATGCCAGAATACTATAGACCTGCATAGACAAACCATATGAATAACTTATggttatacaatacaattgaatgattgaaaattattaaaattaaaaatattgatttcccttcattaattctaaattttaaatagttttattacaaataattatgtttagatTTCTGTGatagaaagagaaaaaaaaattgaaaatattccatataattgtttttaacttaattaataatgattaaggcatgatttatatgttttttatctGCACTAGTGATGGGCCGAAGGTTAGGTTAGGCCAAACCCTTGATGTTCAGTTcgattagaaatttgaactcgacataaaaaaaattcaaaccaaACTATCAAACAACTTTTACTGTTCAAAAatcgaacttgaaaatatgaaaatattagtcAAACTAGACTTACTGGCCACAATAGTTCAAAGaccaaatatttgaataattcttcaaaagttattttttaaaaataaaaattgataatcattatttaaaaataattatactattggcGATAGAAAGTTATAAACTGTAACAGGCATTTTATgtaccatttataataataatgataaaaagtatTGAGTTCGAGTTCGACTTAAAATGATTCTAGATTCGGTTTGGTAGAAAATATGAAGGTTTGGTTcggtttgatttaaaaaatcagggttcgacccatcactaatctgtacataaaaaaaaactaattttaaatagtcCAAAATTGAGTACTTTAACAGTTAGGGAAATATGGAAACCAatttcattattcatattatatatagtagccAGTAGGCTGAGAGTAAGACAATTACTATATACTGCTACTCttcaaagtaataaaataataataatctttatatatttaagattatctaataaattacaaatatagaatactaggataattatttatagtatccaattatcattattcaaaGATATTAACATGCTATTtacatgtaaattcaaaatgtaatagaTTTAAAACCCAAGAGTGATACGACACATTTCCAagattattttacatttgatttctaaaatataatatagaaaaaacttTCATGTAGACCATTCATAAATAACTGATTTtagctaaaataatttatttttgtttttttttattaaaaaaaagtttaaatagttaatattttattgagaagatatgttcaatattaaattacctgttaaatttaaaatgtaagtaataataaaaaatttactaagagatttctttaatttaaataaatactatttaatttagctttaaatttacttatcagCCATTAATGATTGATCTGCATGAACTTGTTTTTCTTAAGATATGTGAgaaataaagaaaacaaatcTTAGTGTGGCATCCTCTAATGAAActaaacaactaaaaaaaaaatagaatgtaatcaaaatatattaatttctatcGTGAATCATTTACCTATAGAATCCATTCCTCTATCAACTGGAATTTCCAATGATTGCTGTATTAGAGGAGCTTGACtaaaaccattaaattattcattaaattaaatcagatatgtcaattataaaaataaatattattaatacattattccttgTTCAGAggcaattttcatttttaactctTCTAATTCTGGAGGTATGGTCCAACTTGCTTCTTTTGAATTAATGTTATGATAGTATGTAGCACCAGTATCTGATTTGTATTCTTTCCATGGACATTGGTCTAATAGTAActaaaaaaatgatacaaaataaatattgtcaataattataagaataagtAATGTTTCACTACTAACCTCTGTCTTTGTTTTTAGCTCATCTGGTTTTTCCCAAGAGCTTTGTTTGGTtactgaattataataatataatctatcatCTGGAGCCTTATGTTCAGTCCATTCACTTATAGGTTTAGTTTCATCACTATACAAATATGTACACATTAATAAACATAGAAAGAAACTATATACCATTATCCTGAGgatatctaaatattatcaCCAAAATGTACATCTAAACTCATCGCTGGGTCCAgatttatatgcaataataaaaatctataaaatatgcacattcatatcataaatatgcaaaattatgtttttttacaaattaataaactatacggttttgaaaaaaaatattaaatactcaatCCTAAGCATATGtacaaaaaacttaattaaaaaaaaatgcaaaataatattttttgtttacattgtgtaagtataaaagtattatacaatattatagaaaattattattataaaattcaaaaaaaattatttttacgaaattgtgttcaaaagtattatactatttatattaaattattattatggtacgaGTACCAGCATAAAGTAATAAAAGTcgatttttagttttcaaattGAAAACTTCTACGTATGCATATCTCAAAGGATAGTTTTGTACTTAGAAAAACCTCTTTCCACGTCACAAGATACAATTGGTGCATATTTAAAACCAGATAAATCTTTAACTGACAGTTCCTCATCTTCATCACATTCTGTTATGTTGCCATTGATTATTTTCAATGTGGAATAAC includes:
- the LOC132931821 gene encoding pre-mRNA-processing factor 40 homolog B, which translates into the protein MASPSSGPPLNTRVAPPMIPPPAFPPSTQMGFTPGAIPPGFMAAAPMGIGPPGMPPPFMPPFNMNMPGEIVGAPVSFNKSISQSSNDETKPISEWTEHKAPDDRLYYYNSVTKQSSWEKPDELKTKTELLLDQCPWKEYKSDTGATYYHNINSKEASWTIPPELEELKMKIASEQGIIQAPLIQQSLEIPVDRGMDSIDAGSAMDQAMAATLASIAVPDENRPANNVSGKGFKSKFQAQEVPILKNKQELIEAFKELLKKKNIPSNASWDQTVKVISRDPLYPQVKKLNEKRQLFNAYKTQKQKDEKDEHRLKAKKAKEDLEKFLMKNEDVTSKTKYYRLEEKYEHLDIWRNVSEIDRRDVYDDVMFNLAKREKDESKVQKKRNMKQLASVLDAMTIVDHTTTWYQVQEMLLNNQNFVNDPKLLGMEKEDALTVFQDHIRDLEKEEEHDKERERRRRKQQERKNRDNFGMFLEELHQQGKLTSMSLWKELYPIISTDVRFSALLGQPGSTALDLFKFYVEDLKSRFHEEKKIIKEILKENSFIIDVNTTFEEFARVVCLDKKSETLDAGNVKLAYHGFIEKAEGRERERLREENRRQRKLETAFRSLLKEMDVDYKSNWDDVRGQIENHQAFQAITLESERLRIFKEFLVDTEEVCNHHHSKMKKSKKNKKHKKKSRSKSLESTDSEYKYRKKTKEDSPDIMSDGENRRRKNKKSKKKKHSESPVTRSRSRSSSLRRSDLEDVKNKKNSKSAELSDDDLEAKRKALLAQLHDEMN